The Granulicella arctica genome segment GTATGGTGCTTCCCGCCAAACTGCCGCCCGATCTCCGGCAGCGAAGCCTCCGTCAACTGCTTCGCCAGATACATCGCAATCTGCCGCGGCACCACAATCTGCCGCGAGTTGTTCTTCTGCTTCAGCTCCGCCACCCGCATCCCAAACTGCTCCGCCACCGCCCGCTGAATCGCCTCAATCGAGATCTTCCGCACCTGCGTGTCAATAAATTGCTTCAGGCACTGCTGTGTAACGGCAAGCGTAATCTCCACGCCATGCATCCCGCACCACGCGATCAGCCGAACCAGCGCGCCTTCCAACTCACGCACATTCGTCCGCACGTTGCTCGCGATAAACAGCGCCACATCCGTCGGCAACTGCGTATGCTCGCTCTCCGCCTTCTTCTGCAAGATCGCAACCTTCGTCTCAAGATCCGGTGGCTGAATATCCGCAATCAGTCCCCACTCGAACCGAGACCGCAAACGATCCTCAAAGTCCGCCAGCTCCTTCGGAGGCCGATCGCTCGCAATCACAATCTGCTTCATCCCCTCGTGCAGCGCATTGAACGTATGGAAAAACTCCTCCTGCGTCCGCTCCTTGCCCGCGAGAAACTGAATGTCGTCGATCAGCAGCACATCCACCGTCCGGAACCGATCCCGGAAGCTCGTCATCTTGTCATACCGAACGGAATTAATCATCTCGTTCGTAAACTTCTCGCCACTCACATAGCTGATCGAAGCATGCGGCTGCCTCCGCTTCACATCATGCCCAATCGCATGCATCAGATGCGTCTTGCCCATCCCCACGCCGCCATACAGAAACAGCGGGTTATAAGCCTTCGACGGCCTCTCCGCCACAGCCTGCGCCGCAGCCATCGCAAACTGGTTGCCGCTCCCAATCACAAACGCGTCAAACTGATACCGCGGGTTCAACTGCGACGCCGAGTTCCAATCGAACCGCGCCTGCTCCACTCCCGTCGCCGCCGCACCCTGCCGCCGCGAGCCACTGCTCGGTGCATTGCTCGAGTGCGAAGGCACCGGCGCAAACCCGCCATCCTCCCGCCGCTTCGGCTCCTCCTGCGCAGGCGTCGTAAACGTCACCGACTCAATCTCCTCCGCCAGCCCAAGGTTGTCGATCGCCTCCTGGATCAGGTCGGCATACCGGTCCCCGATGTGTTGAAACTCCCCCGAAGGAATCCGCACATACAACGTCTTCCCCGCCACGTGCGAGTGACGTGTCGGCTTCAGCCACGTCTCGAACGACTGGCGGTTGATCTTTTTTTCAAGGGCCCCAAGAATGAGAGTCCACGGATTTAAAACGGCGGTCGCCGTAGGAACGAATGACATCGATACTTTCCTTGTCCCATATTCAGCAGCAGGCACTTGAAGAGCAGCCGTCTCACACAAGCACGGTAAAAGCAAAAGGAAGTCCCTCCGGTCGACATCGACTGGTGAGCAACATCTCCTTGTGCAGGAAGATCTTCGCGCGGTAAAGCCAACAGGACAACCCGCAAAGAGGAGTCAGTGCAACATGAAGCAAGGTGCGATACGGCTGGACGTGCGGTGAATCAATCTACGAAACGGATTACAGCGTAGCACGGAAAACAGACCCTTTTCCAAGCTCATCTGCGAGATTTTTTTTGTTGCACCATCCTTGGTGAAGAACCCCATCCGACGCCCTCCACAAGCCAAAATAAACCGCCAATTCGCGATCGAAATAACCGAATGCCCGATTCTTTTTGTGATACACGCATCCCCGTACCAACTCACCTTCCACTCCCCCAAAAAAATGTCATCCTGAGCGAAGTACGCAGCACGCAGCCATAGCCTGTCCTGAGCTTGTTGAAGGAACCCGCGGCTGCACTTGCCGTTGCTCGTTCTCAACCCCACCCCATGCCAAAGCGCAATCCCCACATTTCCCCTGTGAAAATCCCGCCCATTCAGGTACACTAAGAATTCGCGGCAATAAGCCCCGACAAGTTCGATAAGTTTAAGATCAGCAGGAGCAAGACCATGCCCAAGCGCACCTTTCAACCCAACCGCCGCCATCGCGCGAAGACCCACGGCTTCCTTACCCGCATGAAGACCAAGGCCGGTGCAGCCGTCCTCAGCCGCCGCCGCGCCAAGGGCCGTCACAAGATCGCCGTCTC includes the following:
- the dnaA gene encoding chromosomal replication initiator protein DnaA; this translates as MSFVPTATAVLNPWTLILGALEKKINRQSFETWLKPTRHSHVAGKTLYVRIPSGEFQHIGDRYADLIQEAIDNLGLAEEIESVTFTTPAQEEPKRREDGGFAPVPSHSSNAPSSGSRRQGAAATGVEQARFDWNSASQLNPRYQFDAFVIGSGNQFAMAAAQAVAERPSKAYNPLFLYGGVGMGKTHLMHAIGHDVKRRQPHASISYVSGEKFTNEMINSVRYDKMTSFRDRFRTVDVLLIDDIQFLAGKERTQEEFFHTFNALHEGMKQIVIASDRPPKELADFEDRLRSRFEWGLIADIQPPDLETKVAILQKKAESEHTQLPTDVALFIASNVRTNVRELEGALVRLIAWCGMHGVEITLAVTQQCLKQFIDTQVRKISIEAIQRAVAEQFGMRVAELKQKNNSRQIVVPRQIAMYLAKQLTEASLPEIGRQFGGKHHTTVMHSIAKIDEHRRSDKDMNRTINKLMETLG
- the rpmH gene encoding 50S ribosomal protein L34, which produces MPKRTFQPNRRHRAKTHGFLTRMKTKAGAAVLSRRRAKGRHKIAVSAGYRD